GCTGTGCGTGGATATGGGCAGCTTCCATATCTGGATCGCCCGCTATCTGTACAGCTTCCGCGCGCGTCAGCTGCTGATTTCCAACGGCCAGCAAACCATGGGCGTGGCGCTGCCGTGGGCCATCGGTGCGGCGCTGGTGCGGCCGGGGGATAAGGTGGTGTCGATTTCCGGCGACGGCGGCTTTATGCAGTCGAGCATGGAGCTGGAAACCGCGGTGCGGCTGAAAACCAATATCGTGCACGTTATCTGGGTGGATAACGCCTATAACATGGTGGAAATGCAGGAAGTGAACAAGTACCAGCGCAAATCCGGCGTGTCATTCGGGCCGATTGATTTTAAAGCCTACGCCGAATCCTGCGGCGCGGTGGGCTTCGCCGTCCAGTCGGTGGACGAGCTGCGGCCGGTGCTGCGTAAGGCGATGGAGATTCAGGGGCCGGTGGTGGTGGCGATCCCGGTGGATTACGCCGATAACTACAAGCTGATGGCGCAGATGAATTTCAGTCAGATGATTTAAGCGGACTTCTTTACCTGATAGAAAGCGCGCCCAGGAGAGCGTTGATAATAAAAAAAAACCGGTCAGCATGCTGACCGGTTTTTTATGACAGAGCCGGGGGAGGATGTTTTCATCCCGGGCGCTACCCGCTATCAGAAGTGGGTGTTGATGCTCATATAGAAGGTGCGGCCCGGTTCGTTGTAGGTAGCCGCCCCGGCGCCGGCGATATTGACCGCGCCGGTGGTCGGGTTGCCGACGTTCTGCGCGTTGCCGGCGCGGAACTGGCGTTTGTCGAACAGGTTGTCGACCCCGGCGGTCATGCTGACGTTTTTGCTGACGTCGTAGGTGGCGCTGAGACCGACGATGGCGTACGGGCTGACTTCACGTCTTTCGCTGCCGCTGGTGGCTTCCCCTTTGTAGTTGTACTTCTTCGGTTTCTGACGGCCGTACCAGGTCAGGGTGCTCTGCATCGACAGGTCCTGCGTCGCCTGCCAGCTCAGGGTGGAGTTGAGCGTGAACTTGGGAATAACCGACAGGTAATCGTCGGTGGTCTTATTCTTGTTCTCGATCATATAGGTCAGGTTGTTGGTCCAGGAGACCGTTTCGCTGACCGGCACGTTCAGCGACCCTTCCAGACCCTGCACCACCGCCTTAGGCACGTTCTCCCAGCGGTAGATGTCGGTTTTACCGTTGCTGGTCTGGCTGACAGGCGTGTAGCCGGCTTCGATCTTGTTGCGGTAGTCGTTGCGGAAGTAAGTGACGCCGGCCAGCCAGCCGTCGTTGTGGAACTCCAGCCCGATTTCTTTGTTCACGCTGGTTTCTGCCTTCAGATCGTCGTTGCCCATCAGGTAGCAGCCGACGCCGCTGGAGCTGTTGGCGCAGCCCTGGCCTTTGCTGTACAGGATATAGTTCGGGTTGGTCTGGAACAGGTTCGGCGCTTTATAGGCGCGGGCGATGCCCATCTTCAGGGTGAAGTATTCACCCAGCTCCTGCGACAGATTCAGCGACGGGCTCCAGTTATCGCCGGACACCGAGTGGTGATCGTAGCGCATGCCCGGCGTCAGCATGGTGGTGTCGGTGAGCTCAATATTATCTTCGGCAAACAGCGAGAAAATACGCGCGGATGAGTAGGGGCTGCGATCCGAACTGGAGAGACCGTCGATATCGCCGCCCTGCAGCGCCTGGCTGACGATTGAACTGCTCTTCATCTTCTGCTGGTTCCATTCGGCGCCCAGCGTGGCGGTTTGCGGCACCCACATCTCGAACGGCACGCTGACTTCGCTGTGCAGCAGGATATCGTCCAGATCGGTGTCGTTAAAGCCGGCGTCTTTCTCGTTGAAAATCCCTTCGGTGCCGCCGGCCAGCCCTTCGTTCATCCGCGAGTTGCGGGTGTTTTCGTATTGCACATAGTTATTGGTGCTGACGCCGTTGTCCCAGGCGCCCTGATAACGTAAGGCGTAGGTTTCGCGGTACATACGGTTGGTCTCTTTACCGTACATATCCTTCACCAGGTCATTGCTGTTGGTGTTCTGGGTATCGCCGGCGTACAGGTTGCCCTGACGGCCGTAGCCATATTCGAACTCCAGCGATTGCAGATGGGCGAAATCCCAGTGCAGCAGGCCGTTGATGTTTTTGTCGATCACCCCTTCGCGACCGGCCGGCAGGCTGTCGGCATAGGCGCCGTAGCGGTCGGACTGATGACCCTGGTTGATATATTGGGAATCAGCCTGGGTTTTGCTGTAGCCGCCAAACAGGCGGAAGCTCAGGGTATCGGTTAACGGCCCGGCCAGGCTGAAGTCGGTGCGTTTGGTGGCGCCTTCCTCTTTATGCTGCGGAATGTTGTAGTAGGCATTCAGCGAGCCGTGCAGTTCTTTGGTCTGTTTCTTGGTGATGATATTGACCACGCCGCCGGCGGCGCCGCTGCCGTAGCGGGCGGCGGCCGGGCCGCGCAGCACTTCGATGCGCTCAATCATTTCCGGCGGCACCCAGGCGGTGTCGCCGCGGGTATCGCGCTCGCCGCGCCAGCCCTGACGCACCGAGTTGCGGCTGCTGGCTGGCATACCGTCGATCAGAACCAGCGTGTTTTCCGGCCCCATGCCGCGGATATCCAGCTGGCGGTTGTTGCCGCGCTGGCCGCTGGTGGAGTTGCCGGTCAGGTTGACGCCGGGCATGGTGCGGATCAGTTCGCTGATATCGCGCGCCGGCGGGCGCTTTTTGATTTCGTCGGCGGTGATGGTGGAGACGCCGGGCGCCTGCAGGTTCTGCTTGGCGGCGGTCACCAGGATGGTGTCTTCGGCCGGTTTTGCTGGTTTTTTATCGTCAGCGGCGGCGGTGTTTTCCGCGTTTGAGGGGGTATCCGTTTGCTGTGCGGCGTGTGCCAAAGTGGACGCGCCTAAACCCAGGCCGATAAAGGTAGCCAGAGAATAACGAGAAAGTGTGCGATTCATTGTGATTTCCTGCCGTTTTGCCATCCCTGCGGCGTAGCTCATGCCGGCAGGGCAGCCGGTTGTCGTTTTTTATGTCGTCAATGATTCATGGATAGAATAAGCCGGAGACGCGCTCGGCATTCGACCCGTTACTAATAATCGGCATCCGTCCCCGATGAAGAATACCGACCCTGTTTGTGGGCCCGTACACACTATTGCAAATGAAAATAATTATCAATAGTATTCGATTTGCCGTGTCTATATATGCGGTAGGGCAGCCGGATATTTTCCGTGCGCACAGCGTGTTATGCCAACTACCAGGTGAGTGGGTGTTTTGAAAACTGAACAACAGCCAACAAGCAGTACGTTATTAACAAGCAAGCACGTCGGGAGCCATGGCTGGTGGCTGGAGATTGCCCGGCGCGGCACGCCGTTGGTGGAACCGACCGACAACGGCCGCTGGAAGGTGACCTTCCTCTGGCGCGATCCGCAGGGGTGCGAACTGACGTCCGCCTATAAGCGCGTCTGGATCAACATTAATTGCCTGACCGACCACCATCAGCCGAATCCGCCGCAGAGTCTGCAGCGTCTGAGCGGCAGCGATGTGTGGTACTGGCAAACTGAACTGAACGCCGACTGGCGCGGCAGTTACTGCTTTATTCCCAGCATGGACGACCGTCCGCTGCGCGTCGACGGGGCCGATGCCCACGCCAATATGCATGCGCGGCGCCATTGGTGGCATCAGGTGTTCGCCAGCGCGACGCACGATCTGTTGAACCCTTACCGCTCCTGGCCGGCCGCCGGCGGTAATATTGTCTCCGGGCTGCATATGCCGGAAGCGCCGCCGCAGCCTGCCTGGCATGATTTTGACAACTATGAGGTTGCCAGCGGCCGCTGCATTCCGCCGGCGCCGGCGCGTCTGCAGCAGCATACCTGGCACAGCGAGCGGCTCGGCAACAGCCGCAAAGTGTGGGTGTACACCACCGGCGACGGCGATCCGACGCAGCGACCGCTGGCGATTCTGCTCGACGGCCAGTTCTGGGCACAGCAGATGCCGGTGTGGGATCCGCTGATGCAGATGACCCGTGCAGGCCAGTTGCCGGCAGCGATGTATGTGCTGATCGATATTATCGATTTGAAACATCGCGCCCAGGAGCTGAGCTGTAACCCCGATTTCTGGCTGGCGCTGCAGGAAGAGCTGCTGCCGCAGTTGGCGGAGTGGGCGCCGCACAGCGCCGAGGCTGCGCGCACCGTGGTGGCCGGGCAAAGTTTTGGCGGCCTCTCCGCGTTGTATGCCGGGTTGAACTGGCCGCAGCGTTTCGGCGCGGTAATCGCCCAGTCCGGTTCTTACTGGTGGCCGCGGCGCGATATGCTGCAACTGCCGACCCCGCCAGAGGACGCCTGCTGGCTGCAGCGTCAGGTAGAGCAGGGATTGGGCAGCCACGGCGCGCTAAAGGTGTTTATGGAAGCCGGCATGCATGAGCCGTTGGTGCATCGGGTCAGCGGCCAGATGGCGACGCTGCTCAGCCAGCGCGGACATCGGGTGCACTATCGGGCGGTCGAAGGCGGCCATGATGCGTTGTGCTGGCGCGGCGGCCTGCTGGATGGCCTGCAGGCGCTGTGGCAGCCTGATTTTGTCACCGCCCACCAAACCACGCCGGTTGCCGATCCCCGTCTGATTCAAGGAGCCCGCGATGGACATGCCGAACCCGTTTGACGACCCGCAGCAGCGCTGCCTGATTCTGTGCAACGGGCAGCAGCAGTACAGCCTGTGGCCTGACTTCAGTCCGGCACCGGACGGCTGGCGTACGGTGTTCGGCCCGGCAGAACGCGCCGAATGCGTCGGCTGGCTGGAAACGCACTGGCGGGACATGCGGCCCGCCGCGCAGCGTGAGCAACAATGATGACTGGAGCAAGTACGGTGTCAGAAAATTCTAATTTAGCGGCGGATTATCAGGCATGCCCGGAGATGCCGCTGGTTGCGGCGCAGCCCGGCATCTGGGTCGCCGATCAAATTTCGCCGCACGGCAATGCCTATGCGGTGGCGCATTATATTGAACTGAATGGCGCGTTGGACAAAGAGTGCCTGCTGCGCGCCATCGGCCTGGGATTGTCCGAGGCCGATACCCTGCGCCTGCGCTTTGAAGAGCGCGACGGCGTGCCGCTGCAGTGGCTGGATGCAGAGTGTGCCATCCACGCGGCGGAATATCTCGATTTTACCGACTCGGCGGACGCCGAAGCCGCGGCGACGGCGCTGATGGACATCGATCTCGACGGCGAGCTGCGTGTCAGCAGCGGAAACCCGCTGTACCGCAACGTGCTGATGCGCGTGGCGGACGATCGTTGGTTCTGGTATCAGCGCTATCACCATATGCTGGTCGATGGCTTCAGCTTTACCGCCATTACCCGTCGTGTCGCCCACATTTACAGCCGGCTGCGCCGCGGCGAAACGCCGGATCCGACGCCGTTCAGCGCATTTAGCGACGTAGTGGCCGAATATCAGGCGTATCAACAGTCCGCCGGCTGGCAGCGGGATGCCGGTTATTGGCGCGACAAGGCAGCCCAGCTGCCGCCGCCGGCGACCCTCAGCCCGCAGCCGCTGGCCGGGCAGGCGCCGACCACGCGCATTCATCGCCTGAGCCAGCACTGTTCGGCGGCCGATTTCGCGCCGCTGGCGGCGCTTGGCCGCCAGCATCAGCTCAACGCCGCCGATATGACGATCGCGCTGCTGGCGCTGTGGGTGTCGCGCCTGAGCGGCCAGCCGCACTTCAGCGCCGGCTTTATCTTTATGCGCCGTACCGGCTCCGCCGCGCTGTGCGCCACCGGGCCGGTGATTAACGTCTTGCCGATGGAGATGCAGGTAGATCCGCAGGCGACGTTGGCGGAGGTGGCGCTCACGCTCAGCCGTGAGCTGAAGAAGGTGCGCCGCCATCAGCGTTATGATGCCGAGCAGGTGCAGCGCGATCTGGGACGCATTGGCGATGCCGAGCCGCTGTACGGCACGGTATTCAATTTTAAAATGTTTGATTACCAGCTGGATTTTGACGGTATTGCCGGCATTACCCACGATCTGGCCTCCGGGCCGGTGCGCGATCTGGAAATTGCGCTGTTTATCGGCGACGACGGCCAGCTGAAGGTAGAACTGCTGGCCAATGCCGAGCGTTATCAGCGCGATGAACTGGCGGCTCATCTGCAGCGTTTGCCGCTGCTGCTGAGCCAGTTTACCGCCCGGCCGCAGCTGCCGGTGGGGGAAGCCGATATGCTGACCGCCGCTGACCATGCGCTGTTGGAGCAGGTGAATGATACTGCCCACCCGGTGGCGCCGCAGACGCTGAGCGGCCTGCTGGCGCAGCAGGCGCAGCGCACGCCGGACGCGCCGGCGCTGTCCGATGCGCATTTCCGCTTTACCTACCGCGAGACCCGCGAACAGGTGAGCGCGCTGGCGCGCCAGCTGACCGTACAGGGCGTGCGGCCGGGCGATATCGTTGCCGTGGCGCTGCCGCGTTCGGTATTCCTGTCGCTGGCGCTGATGGCGATTGTTGAAGCCGGCGCCGCCTATCTGCCGCTGGATACCGGTTATCCCGATGAGCGTCTGGCGATGATGCTGGAAGACGCCACACCGCGGCTGATTATCACTGAACCGTCGCAGCAGGCGCGTTTTGCCGGACAGAGCGATATCCTGCTGTTCGATGCGCCGCTGGCCGCCGACCATGCCGCGCAGGTCGAGGTGACGGGGCCGACGCCGCACCATCCGGCCTATATTATTTTCACTTCCGGCTCCACCGGCCGGCCGAAAGGGGTACTGGTCGGCCATCAGGCGATCGTTAACCGCCTGCTGTGGATGCAGGACCACTATCCGCTGAATGCGCAAGACGTGGTGCTGCAGAAAACGCCGTGCAGTTTCGACGTGTCGGTCTGGGAGTTCTTCTGGCCGCTGATCGTCGGCGCGCAGCTGGTGATGGCTCTGCCGGAAGCGCACCGTGACCCGCAGCAGCTGCAGCAGCTGATCGCCCGCCACCGCGTGACCACCATGCACTTTGTGCCGTCGATGCTGGCGGCGTTTGTCAGCGCGCTGGAAGGGCCGGAAGCGGTTGAACAGTGCGCCAGCCTGCGCCGGGTGTTCTGCAGCGGCGAAGCGCTGCCGGCCGAGCTGTGCCGTCAGTGGCAGAGCCGCACCGCGGTGCCGCTGCACAACCTGTATGGCCCGACGGAGGCCGCGGTGGACGTGACCTGGCATCCGGCCTGGGGCGAAGCGCTGGCGGCGGTGACCGGCGCCAACGTACCGATTGGCCTGCCGGTGTGGAATACCGGGCTGCGTATTCTTGATGCGCGTCTGCGCCCGGTGCCGCCGGGCGTTGCCGGGGATCTGTACCTGACCGGGGTGCAGCTGGCGCACGGCTATCTGGGGCGGCCGGAGCTGACCGCCAGCCGTTTTGTTGCCGATCCGTTCGGCGACGGCGGGCGGATGTACCGCACCGGCGACGTGGCGCGCTGGCTGCCCGACGGGGCGGTGGAATATCTGGGGCGCAGCGACGATCAGCTGAAGATCCGCGGGCAGCGCATCGAACTGAGCGAGATCGATCACGCGCTGCTGTCGCTGCCGGGCGTGCAGCAGGCGGTGACCCATGCGCTGGTGCTGACCGGTACGCCGACGGACGCCGGTGGCGACGCGCGCCAGCTGGTGGGCTATCTGGTGCCGCAGGCGGGGGTGACGCTGGATCTGACGGCGCTGCGCGCTGCGCTGGCCGACCGCCTGCCGCCGCATATGGTGCCGGTCGCGCTGGTGGAGATGGCGGAGCTGCCACTCAGCGCCAACGGCAAACTGGATCGTAAAGCCCTGCCGCAGCCGCAAAGCGGCACGCGCAGCGCCGGCCGTGAACCGCTGCCCGGGCTGGAAAGCGAGATCGCCGCGGTGTTCGCCCGTCTGCTGCAGCGTGAGCAGGTGTTTGCCGACGACGACTTCTTCGCCTTGGGCGGTCATTCGCTGCTGGCGATGCGTCTGGCGGCGGAACTGCGCCGCGATCTGGATAAGGCAGTTTCAGTCGGACAGGTGATGGTGGCGTCGAAGGTGGAACAGCTGGCGGCGCTGCTGGCGGAGGAGCGTACGCAGGAAGAGGCCGACCGCTGCGGCTTCGACAGCGTGCTGCCGCTGCGCACTACCGACGGCCCGACGCTGTTCTGCCTGCATCCGGCCTCCGGTTTCTCCTGGCAGTTCAGCGTATTGCCGCGCTATATCGATCAGCACTGGTCGCTGGTGGGCATTCAGTCGCCGCGGCCTGACGGCCCGCTGGCGCTGAGCGAAGATATGGATCAGGTATGCGAGGCGCATCTGGCGACGGTATTGTCGGTACAGCCGCACGGCCCGTACCACTTCATCGGTTATTCGCTGGGCGGCACGCTGGCGCAGGGCATTGCCGCCCGGCTGCAGGCGCGCGGTGAAGAGGTGGCGTTCCTCGGACTGTTGGATACCTATCCGCCGGAAACGCAGAACTGGGACGTGATGCTGGACGATAACGTGCTGAAAGAAGTGCAGCGCGAGCGCGAACAGTTCCTGGCGGTGTCGGAAGATACGCTGGACCCGGCGCTGGGTGAGACCCGCACGGCGATGTTCGACAATATTGAAGCCAATTACGCCGACTCGGTACGCTTGCTGTCCCGTACCCATACCGCCAACTTCCGTGGTCAGGCGACGCTGTTTGTCGCCAAACGCACGCTGCAGGAAGGGATGGACGTGCAGCAGACCTGGGCGGAATATGTTGATGCGTTGCAGGTACACGAGCTGGACTGCGCGCATGTGGACATCGTATCGCCGGCGTCGTTCAAGGTGCTGGGGCCGCTGCTGAACCGTATCTTGCGTACGCTGTAGGCGGGCAGGGCGCGTTGCGCCCGATGATGAGGCATTAGAAAGGCGCGTAAGCGCCTTTTTTATCGTTAATCGGTGTCAGTCTGATGGGGAATCGGCATGCACATGCCGATGCAGCATGGGATTATCTGCAGCCGTAGTGCCGGAAGGCGGGCCGGACGCTTCAATAACCGGGTTATTGGATGGCAGGTCCTGTTCTGACTGAACCGAGCGGACCAGGCGGTTGAGCGCCAGGGCCCGGCGCTCGGCGATCGGACGTTTAGTGTTGAGCATCTGCATTTCCCTCGCTTGTCTGCTGTCTGAAAATTGGACAAATTTTACCATGAGTTTGCTGCGAACCCAACGTCAGCGCGCGTAGTTTTCAATATAGGCTTCCAGTGCGCTAAAACGCGTAACGCAGTCCATACTGCCGGGAATCTGCCGGAAGTCGGCATGGGATAAGTAGTAGCGAAGCGTATGCGGATTAATCGCCTGGCGGATGGTTATGCGCAGCGTTTTTTCATCACAGCCGCAGCGTGCTATCAGCCCGAGCGCATAGAAATATAAGGTATACAACACGTACTTAAACATTTTGCCGTGGAGCGGGTGCCGTGCGTTATCCGTCACAAAGTTTTCAAGGGCAGTGACTTCGAGAGTATTGAAGTGAACATCGTAGATACACAGGCAAATGCCGGCAGGCTGCGTAGGGTCCGTTTGTAGTTTGAAGGCAAAATCAAAGCCTTCCTGGTGGCGGTAACGCATGGTGCGGTCGTCAAAGCGTGATACTAAATGGCGCCAGTTGAGTCTGAGCCGATGCATATTGTGGTGTAGCCAGCTTTCATCGGCGCGTTGAACAGCCGTGATGGTCAACCCGCCGGCAATTAACACCGTATTCATATCGGCCAGAGCCTGACGAATGATTTCTTTATGCGTTGTTGCAGAAAGCGGCCTCTGCCGGGGCGGGCATTGGCCGTTGACGATATCTTCCATGATTTAATGCCTTTGATCCGTGGTTCCCGGTAGGTTAACGACGGGGCTGGGGGACGGCAAACGGCGATGTTTAAATCAGGAAGGCCGATCGCAAAGTTCAGGGTTTACCCAGCGGCACCACCAGCGGCGTATGCGATACCGGATCGTCAATGATCATGCACTTCAGGCCGTACACCTCTTCGATCAGCTGCGGCGTGACGATATCTTTCGGCGCGCCTTCGGCGATCACCTTTCCGCCGCGCATGGCAATCAGATGGGTGGCGTAGCGGCAGGCATGGTTCAGATCGTGCAGCACCACCACTAACGTATGGCCGCGCTCGCGGTTCAGCTGGCGCATCAACTCCAGCAGTTCGATCTGGTGGGTGATATCCAGCCAGGTGGTCGGTTCGTCCAACAAGAGCAGCGGCGTTTGCTGCGCCAGCACCATGGCGATCCATACGCGCTGGCGCTGACCGCCGGAGAGCGTGTCGACCGCCTGTTCCGCCAGATCTGCCACGCCGGTGGCGCGCATCGCTTCTTCTACCGCCTGCTGATCCTCCTCCCGCCAGCGGCTGAACAGGCGCTGATGAGGATAGCGGCCACGGGCCACCAGATCGAACACGGTAATATCGCCGGGGGCGATCGACGTTTGCGGCAGCAGCCCGAGCTGGCGCGCCACCTCTTTGGTGGCGTAGTCGCGGATGGGTTTGTCATTCAGCCACACCTGGCCCTGCTGCGGCTGCATCAGGCGGCTGAGGGTACGCAACAGCGTCGACTTGCCGCAGGCGTTGGGGCCGATAATGACCGTCAGCTCGCCGTGCGGAATGGCGACGGACAGGTCGCTCGCCACGATTTTCTTGTCATAGCCCAGCGTCAGGTTTTCGGCGCGCAGCGGCGCGGACAGCGGCGTTACAGTATTCATTTTCTACGTGACTCACGGATTAATAGCCAAATCAGGTAAATACCGCCCAGGCAGACGGTCAGCACGCCGACCGGCAATTGATACGGTATAAACAGCCGCTGGGCGGCGACGTCGGCCGCCAGCAGCAGCAGGGCGCCGGTCAGCGCGGTCAGCAGCAGCACGTGGCGGTTGGCGCACAGGCGGCGGGCGATCTGCGGCGCCACCAGCGCGATAAAGGAGATCGGCCCGGCGACAGCGGTAGCCGCGGCGGTCAGCACCACGCCGAGCAGCAACAGCAGAACGCGCGATCGATCGACCGAAACGCCGAGCGCGCAGGCGGCGTCGTCGCCCATCTCCAGCAGACGCATGCGGCGCGACAGGCCGCACAACAGCAGCGTCGACAGCGCGATTGCCAGCAGCGCCGGCTGGCTTTTCGCCCAGGTGATGCCGTTCAGTGAACCGGCGCTCCACAGGCCGGCGGTCATCGATGCCTCCAGCGACGCGCTGACGATCATCCAGGTATTGGCGCCCATCAGCAGCGCGCGTACCGCGATGCCGACGATAATCAGGCGAAAGGCGTCAACGCCGTTACGCCAGGCCAGCAGGTAGACCAGCAGCGCGGTCAGCAGGCCGCCGGCCAGCGCGCCGCTGGTGATGCCGAGGATACTGCTGTTAAACAGCACCACGGCCACCAGTACACCGCTGTAGGCACCGGTATTGAAACCGATAACGTCGGGGCTGCCCAGCGGGTTGCGCAGCAGCGATTGGAATATCGCGCCGCTGATGCCGAGCGCCGCGCCCAGCAGCAGCGCCATCACCACGCGCGGCAGACGCCACTGGGTGACGATTACCGCCAGATTGGCGGGGCCTTCGCCGCGCAGGGCGTCAATCACCTGCGCAGCGCTCAAAGACAGCGTGCCGGCGCCGAGGGCGTAGACGGCCAGCGCCGCGCAGGCGGCGGTGAGCAGCAGCACGGTCAGGGTGGCGCGCGACAGGCGGGCGGCGCGTTGCGGCGCGGACAACATGGCGGTATGGCTGGCCATCAGCGACTCCTCCTGAACATATGACGCTGACGCACCAGCGCAATCAGCACCGGTGCGCCAATCAGCGCGGTGACGATGGAGACGCGCAGCTCGCCCGGCACCAGGAAACGGCCGACTAAATCGGCGCTGAGCAGCAGGATCGGCGTCAGCACCAGCGTCCAGGGTAAAATCCAGTGCAGTTCGGAGCCGGCCAGACGGCGGGCGATATGCGGCATCATCAGGCCGACGAAGGCGATTGGGCCGACGGCGGCGGTGGCGCCGCCGCACAGCAGGGTGATTGCCAGCAGGCCGAGCAGCTGCGTACGTACGATGCCGGTACCCAGCGCGGTGGCCAGATCGCTGCCCATGCTCAGGCTGTTGAGGGCTTTGGTCAGCCACAGGGCGATCAGCGTACCGAGGAGAATCGGCAGCGCGACGGTGCGCACCACCTGCATATTTTGGATATCCAGCGAGCCGGCCTGCCAGAAGCGCAGCTGGTCGAACACCTGCGGATTAAGCAGAGAAATCCCGGTGGTCATGCCGTCCAGCACCGCGCCCAGCGCCACGCCCGCCAGCGTCAGGCGCACCGGATTCAGCGTGCTGCGCCCGAGTGCGCCTACCAGCGCCACCAGCAGCGAGGCGCAGAGCGCACCGGCAAAAGCGAACCACAGATATTGGCCGATGTCGGTGGCGCCGAACAGCGACATGCCCAGCACCACGGCGAAACCGGCGCCGGCGTTGACGCCGAGAATGCCCGGGTCTGCCAGCGGGTTGCGCGACAAGGTCTGCATCAGGGCGCCGGCCAGACCGAGCGCGATGCCGGCCAGCACGCCGATCAGCGTACGCGGCAGGCGGGCGTCGGTGATGATCACGCAGTCAACGCCGCTGCACTGGCCGTTTAATGCCTGCAGAACGGTGGAGAAGGGGATGGATTGGGCGCCCAGCGCCAGGCTGAGCGCCATCATCAGCAGCAGTATCAGTACGGCGAACAGCAGCGCGTAGAGCCGGCGGCGAAAGGTGCGCGTAGTACCTAAAAACAGAGTTTCCTGGGGCGCTGAAGCAGCGTGCGAGCAATTGTGTGTAAGCCGGAACATAACAGCCCATTATTCAATTGAATATTAATGATATTTATTATCATTATTGATTGTATTCATCTATGGTAGCATGAGTCGCTGCCCCATTGCAGTAGCAAGCGTGCAATTCCTTTATAAAGCTGTGGTGATAAAACACATGAGTAAGCCCTCGATTTTGCTTGATTTTGGTTTGTTAAAGACCAATCAGGCGTTCCGCGCCGTTTTCTGCGCGCGCTTTATCTCTATTCTGGCGCTGGGA
The nucleotide sequence above comes from Serratia rhizosphaerae. Encoded proteins:
- a CDS encoding TonB-dependent siderophore receptor — protein: MNRTLSRYSLATFIGLGLGASTLAHAAQQTDTPSNAENTAAADDKKPAKPAEDTILVTAAKQNLQAPGVSTITADEIKKRPPARDISELIRTMPGVNLTGNSTSGQRGNNRQLDIRGMGPENTLVLIDGMPASSRNSVRQGWRGERDTRGDTAWVPPEMIERIEVLRGPAAARYGSGAAGGVVNIITKKQTKELHGSLNAYYNIPQHKEEGATKRTDFSLAGPLTDTLSFRLFGGYSKTQADSQYINQGHQSDRYGAYADSLPAGREGVIDKNINGLLHWDFAHLQSLEFEYGYGRQGNLYAGDTQNTNSNDLVKDMYGKETNRMYRETYALRYQGAWDNGVSTNNYVQYENTRNSRMNEGLAGGTEGIFNEKDAGFNDTDLDDILLHSEVSVPFEMWVPQTATLGAEWNQQKMKSSSIVSQALQGGDIDGLSSSDRSPYSSARIFSLFAEDNIELTDTTMLTPGMRYDHHSVSGDNWSPSLNLSQELGEYFTLKMGIARAYKAPNLFQTNPNYILYSKGQGCANSSSGVGCYLMGNDDLKAETSVNKEIGLEFHNDGWLAGVTYFRNDYRNKIEAGYTPVSQTSNGKTDIYRWENVPKAVVQGLEGSLNVPVSETVSWTNNLTYMIENKNKTTDDYLSVIPKFTLNSTLSWQATQDLSMQSTLTWYGRQKPKKYNYKGEATSGSERREVSPYAIVGLSATYDVSKNVSMTAGVDNLFDKRQFRAGNAQNVGNPTTGAVNIAGAGAATYNEPGRTFYMSINTHF
- the fes gene encoding enterochelin esterase; its protein translation is MKTEQQPTSSTLLTSKHVGSHGWWLEIARRGTPLVEPTDNGRWKVTFLWRDPQGCELTSAYKRVWININCLTDHHQPNPPQSLQRLSGSDVWYWQTELNADWRGSYCFIPSMDDRPLRVDGADAHANMHARRHWWHQVFASATHDLLNPYRSWPAAGGNIVSGLHMPEAPPQPAWHDFDNYEVASGRCIPPAPARLQQHTWHSERLGNSRKVWVYTTGDGDPTQRPLAILLDGQFWAQQMPVWDPLMQMTRAGQLPAAMYVLIDIIDLKHRAQELSCNPDFWLALQEELLPQLAEWAPHSAEAARTVVAGQSFGGLSALYAGLNWPQRFGAVIAQSGSYWWPRRDMLQLPTPPEDACWLQRQVEQGLGSHGALKVFMEAGMHEPLVHRVSGQMATLLSQRGHRVHYRAVEGGHDALCWRGGLLDGLQALWQPDFVTAHQTTPVADPRLIQGARDGHAEPV
- a CDS encoding MbtH family protein, with the protein product MDMPNPFDDPQQRCLILCNGQQQYSLWPDFSPAPDGWRTVFGPAERAECVGWLETHWRDMRPAAQREQQ
- a CDS encoding enterobactin synthase subunit F; the encoded protein is MPLVAAQPGIWVADQISPHGNAYAVAHYIELNGALDKECLLRAIGLGLSEADTLRLRFEERDGVPLQWLDAECAIHAAEYLDFTDSADAEAAATALMDIDLDGELRVSSGNPLYRNVLMRVADDRWFWYQRYHHMLVDGFSFTAITRRVAHIYSRLRRGETPDPTPFSAFSDVVAEYQAYQQSAGWQRDAGYWRDKAAQLPPPATLSPQPLAGQAPTTRIHRLSQHCSAADFAPLAALGRQHQLNAADMTIALLALWVSRLSGQPHFSAGFIFMRRTGSAALCATGPVINVLPMEMQVDPQATLAEVALTLSRELKKVRRHQRYDAEQVQRDLGRIGDAEPLYGTVFNFKMFDYQLDFDGIAGITHDLASGPVRDLEIALFIGDDGQLKVELLANAERYQRDELAAHLQRLPLLLSQFTARPQLPVGEADMLTAADHALLEQVNDTAHPVAPQTLSGLLAQQAQRTPDAPALSDAHFRFTYRETREQVSALARQLTVQGVRPGDIVAVALPRSVFLSLALMAIVEAGAAYLPLDTGYPDERLAMMLEDATPRLIITEPSQQARFAGQSDILLFDAPLAADHAAQVEVTGPTPHHPAYIIFTSGSTGRPKGVLVGHQAIVNRLLWMQDHYPLNAQDVVLQKTPCSFDVSVWEFFWPLIVGAQLVMALPEAHRDPQQLQQLIARHRVTTMHFVPSMLAAFVSALEGPEAVEQCASLRRVFCSGEALPAELCRQWQSRTAVPLHNLYGPTEAAVDVTWHPAWGEALAAVTGANVPIGLPVWNTGLRILDARLRPVPPGVAGDLYLTGVQLAHGYLGRPELTASRFVADPFGDGGRMYRTGDVARWLPDGAVEYLGRSDDQLKIRGQRIELSEIDHALLSLPGVQQAVTHALVLTGTPTDAGGDARQLVGYLVPQAGVTLDLTALRAALADRLPPHMVPVALVEMAELPLSANGKLDRKALPQPQSGTRSAGREPLPGLESEIAAVFARLLQREQVFADDDFFALGGHSLLAMRLAAELRRDLDKAVSVGQVMVASKVEQLAALLAEERTQEEADRCGFDSVLPLRTTDGPTLFCLHPASGFSWQFSVLPRYIDQHWSLVGIQSPRPDGPLALSEDMDQVCEAHLATVLSVQPHGPYHFIGYSLGGTLAQGIAARLQARGEEVAFLGLLDTYPPETQNWDVMLDDNVLKEVQREREQFLAVSEDTLDPALGETRTAMFDNIEANYADSVRLLSRTHTANFRGQATLFVAKRTLQEGMDVQQTWAEYVDALQVHELDCAHVDIVSPASFKVLGPLLNRILRTL